The Shewanella pealeana ATCC 700345 genome contains the following window.
GCCGTGTCCACACTTTGATAAATGTGGTGGTTGCGACCTGCAGCACCTCGACATTGAGGCTCAGCGCAAACATAAGGCTAATACGCTCGTCGACTTAGTGAATAAATTTGCTCAAACCCAGGCCAGTGAAGTCTGCGCTCCACTCAGCGGTGACGCTTGGCATTACCGCCGCCGTGCGCGCCTAGCGACCTGGTTCGATAAGAATACTAAGCACATTAGTTTGGGCTTTAGGGCGAGTAGCAGCAGCGATGTGGTGGAGATCCAGTCTTGTGCGGTATTAGCTGAGCCCTTATCGGCCTTAATTCCAGACTTGGCTTTTATGCTTAATCAGTTAAGCGGTAAAAAAGCCTTAGGCCACGTTGAGCTGACTCAAGCCGATAACGGCAATTTTGTTGTGCTACGTGTGACTAAGGTTCTGTCAGATAAAGATAAGGCTCGATTAGTTGAATTTGCGAATAAGCATGAGGTTATTGTGCTGCTGCAAGATGATGATGCTCAGTGCGAACACCTAAATGGCGCGGGTGAGCAACCATTTTATGCCTTATCGGGCAGTGACATTAAGCTTAACTTCTCCCCGGGTAACTTTATTCAAGTAAATGGTCCGGTAAACCAAGCTATGGTGAGCCAGGCTGTTGAATGGTTGTCGCCAAAAGCGGGTGAGCGAGTGCTAGATCTTTTCTGTGGTATTGGTAACTTCAGTTTGCCACTTGCCAAAGATGGCGCCGAAGTGATTGGTGTCGAAGGGGTTGTGGCTATGGTCGAGCAGGCAAGAGTTAATGCCAAGCAGAGCGGTTTAGATAAAGTTGCTTTCTATCATGCCGACTTGAGTGCCGATCTGTCAAAAGAGCCATGGCTAGGCAAGGTCGATAAGATGTTAATCGATCCCGCTCGTGCGGGGGCTTATGAGAGCATGCAATCACTGAAAAAGCTAAAACCTAAAGCCTTAGTCTATGTTTCTTGTAATCCTGCGAGTCTTGCCCGCGACAGTGAAGTGATATTAAAGCAAGGTTACCAGCTTAAAAAAATTGGTTTAATCGATATGTTCCCACAGACACATCACTTAGAGTCGATGGCGTTGTTTGAGTTAGGAAATTAAGCCAAAAGACACAAACAGATACATTTAATGAAACCTTTTGCTTAAATATAACTCATACACTTCAAACTCAGGCGTTATAAGCGTTTTTAGTCGCAATTGTCAGCTTTTGTACATTGACAATAACTGCTGAATGACGAATATAGTGGGTATAAATTAAAAAGATATGGTTAAGCGGCTGTTAACCTCTATCTTGGGTATGTAAAGGAATTAAATACGATGGTATCTGTTCGTGAAGCACATTTTAGCGACCCTGATTTTCAACTTGAAGAATGGGTGCAACGTTATATTAGTGATGCTTCGGAAGCTCAAATTCTTTTGGCCTTAATTGAGCGGGTCGAACTGCTCGTGGGACAAAAGAAAGACGCGAACGTTACTGTCTTAAAACGTGCGCGCGAGATGATAGAAATTCTTGCGCCGCTGAATATGGATATTGAAACACTGCAGGCCGCCATCTTGTTTGTGGTGTTTGATGCTGGGCTCATTACTCAAGAAGATATTGAAGAAGAGTTTGGCGCTAAGCTAGCCGTGTTGGTGTCGAGTGTTGAGACCATGAACGCTATTGGCGCCCTGAAAGTTGATAATCAGACTCGTAGCGGCGAGCCGCAGATCGATAATATTCGTAAGATGTTATTGGCGATGGTGGAAGATGTGCGCGCGGTGGTGATTAAACTTGCCGAACGCATCTGTTTACTTCGTGAGATTAAAAATGCCGATGAGGAGGTAAAAGTCCTTGTCGCCCGCGAGATTGCCGATATCTATGCGCCACTGGCTAACCGTCTTGGTATTGGTCAGCTTAAGTGGGAACTAGAGGATATCTCATTCCGTTACCTGCACCCGCAAACTTATAAAGATATCGCCAAGCAGCTCGATGGTAAGCGCCTCGATAGAGAAACCTTTATCGATGACTTCGTCAGCCAGTTGCAGGCGCGACTCGATAAAGATCTGATCCGCGCAAAGGTCTACGGCCGCCCTAAACATATCTACAGTATCTGGAAGAAGATGAAGGGCAAACAGCTCAAATTTGATGAGCTGTTTGACGTGCGGGCCGTGCGTATCGTGACTGACCGCCTACAAGATTGTTACGGCGCATTAGGCGTAGTGCATACACTTTGGCACCATATTCCACGTGAATTTGATGACTACGTTGCAAACCCTAAGCCAAACGGTTACCAGTCTATTCATACCGTGGTGGTTGGGCCTGAAGATAAAACAGTCGAAATTCAAATTCGCACCGAGCAGATGCATGAAGATGCTGAGCTTGGGGTTGCGGCGCACTGGAAATATAAAGAAGGTAGCGCCAGCGGTAAACAAAGCGGTTATGAAGAAAAGATTAATTGGCTGCGCAAAATCTTGCAGTGGCAAGAAGATGTGGCCGAAAGCGGTAACTTAGTCGATGAAGTTCGTAGTCAGGTATTTGAAGACCGTGTCTATGTGTTTACTCCAAGCGGCGAAGTGGTTGATTTGCCATTAGGCTCAACGGTACTGGATTTTGCTTATTACATTCACTCTCATGTGGGTCATAAGTGTATCGGTGCCAAAGTTGATGGCCGCATCGTGCAATTTACTTATCAGGTTGAGACGGGCGAGCGCATAGAGATCATTACCTCTAAGCATCCTAATCCTAAGCGAGATTGGTTAAATCCCAACTTGGGCTATATTCGTACTTCTCGTGCAAGGTCAAAAATTCTGCACTGGTTTAAACAGCAAGATAGAGATAAAAATATCATTGCTGGGCGTGAGATGCTTGAAACCGAATTAACCAAGAGTCAGTTGCATATTAAAGATGCGCAATCTGCGGTTGAGCGATTTAATCTAGTTAGTATGGACGATCTGCTCGCGGGGATTGGTGGTGGTGATATTCGCCTTAACCAAGTGGTAAATCATGTTCAGAGTCGCCTGCGGACTAAAGAGCTCAGTGATGAAGAGGTGGTTGAAGATTTAGTCAAGAAGAGCCAAAGCAAGTCGGTTAAAAAGGCCAAAGGCCAAGTTGAGGTTAGCGGCGTTGGTAACTTGATGAGCCATATCGCTAAATGTTGTCAGCCCGTACCAGGCGATGAAATTTTTGGCTTTATTACTAAAGGCCGCGGTATTTCAGTACACAGAGCCGATTGTGACCAAGTTAAAGAGTTAGTTCGGGCCTCACCAGAGCGTTCAGTTGAAGTGGTGTGGGGCGAGAACTATTCCGGTGGCTATAAAATTCGCTTAAGTATTTTGGCTAATGACCGCTCAGGACTGCTGCGAGACTTAACCTCAGTGCTAGCGGCAGAGAAAACCCACGTGATGGCGATGAGTTCGACCTCTGATGTGAAAACACAAACCGCCACCATAGAGTTAGAGCTTGAACTATATAATCTAGAGGGTTTATCAAAAGTGTTATCCAAGATAAATCAGGTTGATGGGGTCATGCAGGCCAGAAGACTGTAACTTAAAGATAACGGCAACCATAAGGTTGCCGTTTTTATATGTAATTATTAATCGTGACTTTAGCGTGACAGCGTTAAAGCACTGTATAGGAAAGTGGAATGACTCAACTAGTTGGCGATACCCGCCCTCTACTTAATATTATGCAAAAGCTGCGCGACCCAGAAACAGGTTGCCCTTGGGACAAGGCACAAGACTTTCAAACAATCGTGCCATTTACTATAGAAGAAGCCTATGAGGTCGCCGATACCATAGAGCGCATGGCGCTCGATGAACTGCCTGATGAACTCGGTGACTTGCTGTTTCAGGTGGTTTTTTATTGTCAGCTGGGTAAAGAGCAGGGGCTTTTCGATTTCGATACAGTGGTTAACCGTATTTGTGACAAGCTCACCCGTCGCCATCCCCATGTATTTGAAGGCTTAGCGGCCACTAGCACGGCAGAGATAAAGCATAATTGGGAGCAACTGAAAGCAGATGAACGCAGTCAGCGCGCGTTAAACTCTGTTCTTGATGATATTCCATTGGCGCTACCAGCGTTATCACGCTCGATAAAAATCCAGAAACGAGTGGCTCGGGTTGGATTTGACTGGGCAGAACTTGATCCTGTAGTCGCAAAAATCCATGAAGAGATCGATGAAGTGCTTTATGAAGTGAAGCAAGACACGGTGGATGCAGACAAAGTAAAAGATGAGATGGGGGACTTATTGTTCGCCGTGGTGAATCTTGCTAGGCACTTAGGTGTAGAGCCAGAACAGGCATTAAGGCAAGCAAATCAAAAGTTTGAAAGGCGCTTTCGTGGCGTTGAAGCCTATGCGCAAGCCGACGGTCGATTGATGACCGAACACACATTAACAGAGCTTGATGGCTACTGGGATAAGGTTAAACAGGATGAAGCAAATAAATAACTTAGCTTTTAAGTTAATTGTAGTTTGTCGAATCAAGCTTGCTTTGGTATAATATTGCCCCGTCCTAGTGCTTTCTTACAAGCACATATTTCCAACTCATTTTCTCAGGTTCAGCATGACTACAAGGTATATCTTCGTTACTGGTGGCGTTGTTTCATCACTAGGTAAAGGCATTGCAGCAGCTTCTTTGGCTGCAATATTAGAGGCTCGCGGCCTAAACGTAACCATTATGAAGCTGGATCCATACATTAACGTTGATCCAGGTACCATGAGTCCAACACAGCACGGTGAAGTGTTTGTGACTGAAGACGGCGCTGAAACTGATCTAGATTTAGGTCACTATGAGCGTTTCATCCGTACTAAGATGAATCGTCGTAATAACTTTACTACGGGTCGTATTTACGAAGAAGTACTTCGTAAAGAACGTCGTGGTGACTATTTAGGTGCAACCATTCAGGTTATTCCACACATCACTAACGCTATCAAGGAAAAAGTTCTTGCTGGTGGTGAAGGTCATGATGTGGCTATCGTTGAAATCGGCGGCACGGTAG
Protein-coding sequences here:
- the rlmD gene encoding 23S rRNA (uracil(1939)-C(5))-methyltransferase RlmD, whose translation is MAQFFKAKPNRSKQLSSKLSLKVTQLDHLGAGIAHHDGKIVFINGALPDETVSVQLTEQKKKFSRGKLLKIEKRSTERVTPPCPHFDKCGGCDLQHLDIEAQRKHKANTLVDLVNKFAQTQASEVCAPLSGDAWHYRRRARLATWFDKNTKHISLGFRASSSSDVVEIQSCAVLAEPLSALIPDLAFMLNQLSGKKALGHVELTQADNGNFVVLRVTKVLSDKDKARLVEFANKHEVIVLLQDDDAQCEHLNGAGEQPFYALSGSDIKLNFSPGNFIQVNGPVNQAMVSQAVEWLSPKAGERVLDLFCGIGNFSLPLAKDGAEVIGVEGVVAMVEQARVNAKQSGLDKVAFYHADLSADLSKEPWLGKVDKMLIDPARAGAYESMQSLKKLKPKALVYVSCNPASLARDSEVILKQGYQLKKIGLIDMFPQTHHLESMALFELGN
- the relA gene encoding GTP diphosphokinase, with amino-acid sequence MVSVREAHFSDPDFQLEEWVQRYISDASEAQILLALIERVELLVGQKKDANVTVLKRAREMIEILAPLNMDIETLQAAILFVVFDAGLITQEDIEEEFGAKLAVLVSSVETMNAIGALKVDNQTRSGEPQIDNIRKMLLAMVEDVRAVVIKLAERICLLREIKNADEEVKVLVAREIADIYAPLANRLGIGQLKWELEDISFRYLHPQTYKDIAKQLDGKRLDRETFIDDFVSQLQARLDKDLIRAKVYGRPKHIYSIWKKMKGKQLKFDELFDVRAVRIVTDRLQDCYGALGVVHTLWHHIPREFDDYVANPKPNGYQSIHTVVVGPEDKTVEIQIRTEQMHEDAELGVAAHWKYKEGSASGKQSGYEEKINWLRKILQWQEDVAESGNLVDEVRSQVFEDRVYVFTPSGEVVDLPLGSTVLDFAYYIHSHVGHKCIGAKVDGRIVQFTYQVETGERIEIITSKHPNPKRDWLNPNLGYIRTSRARSKILHWFKQQDRDKNIIAGREMLETELTKSQLHIKDAQSAVERFNLVSMDDLLAGIGGGDIRLNQVVNHVQSRLRTKELSDEEVVEDLVKKSQSKSVKKAKGQVEVSGVGNLMSHIAKCCQPVPGDEIFGFITKGRGISVHRADCDQVKELVRASPERSVEVVWGENYSGGYKIRLSILANDRSGLLRDLTSVLAAEKTHVMAMSSTSDVKTQTATIELELELYNLEGLSKVLSKINQVDGVMQARRL
- the mazG gene encoding nucleoside triphosphate pyrophosphohydrolase, whose amino-acid sequence is MTQLVGDTRPLLNIMQKLRDPETGCPWDKAQDFQTIVPFTIEEAYEVADTIERMALDELPDELGDLLFQVVFYCQLGKEQGLFDFDTVVNRICDKLTRRHPHVFEGLAATSTAEIKHNWEQLKADERSQRALNSVLDDIPLALPALSRSIKIQKRVARVGFDWAELDPVVAKIHEEIDEVLYEVKQDTVDADKVKDEMGDLLFAVVNLARHLGVEPEQALRQANQKFERRFRGVEAYAQADGRLMTEHTLTELDGYWDKVKQDEANK